One Mobula hypostoma chromosome 5, sMobHyp1.1, whole genome shotgun sequence DNA segment encodes these proteins:
- the tlr3 gene encoding toll-like receptor 3 isoform X2, with product MDFRAFVLWLVVTLSYFDTTFSENQCKIKDLVADCSHLKLSEIPPDLPTNITELNLSHNQLKRLPSSTLSRYNQLQTLHAGYNDIPKLDEGLCKVLPLLNVLALEHNQLSTLAVCYFSYCRHLTELYLQSNRIKQTSGDVFGSLQELKILDLSRNKLVSASLGVHQQLPKLQRLVLSANKIVQLKSNDFAILSNTTLYQLDLSFNKLTQFEHKCFRTIGSLRSLVLDDVTLQHGITKQLCEELSGTDIATLSLRNTYLKLEQNTFAGLAKTKLISLDLSNNKLTTLPGNLFQWLPHLENLSLENNNIRHIGNETFTGLGNLKSLNLKKSLKGQDISDKVQSSIDDYSFQGLGNLIYLNLEDSTIVGIKNHTFSGLVSLKYLSMYNCLVDFRTINNKTFLSLTKSPLINLNLTKTKISRLQAGAFSIFNRLRKLDLGLNSISQTLTGEEFQGLNAIEEIYLSFNFKLTLTSSSFENVPSIKILMLSKSKISTLNFQPSPFHLLQNLTVLDLSNNNLANLHKDVFSDLLRLQVLKLQHNNLARLWKSINPGGPVLYLYGLKELRVLDLQSSGLDEIPEKAFQGLFKLETLDLSLNNINFLPDHVLDDLESLKFLYLQKNLITSVAKDVFNQVFSNLAALYMGFNPFDCTCESISWFVTWLKKTNSSIPGLKNQYICNTPLSYHNSSVAAFDTSLCKDHVPFKGAFIISSSAIFIFVFTVLVVHFQGWRLEFYWNVSVNQMFGFKEIDHLEAQFVYDAYIIHAKNDIEWVNDNLMPLEKCEQFEFQFCLEERDSEVGISELQSIVDNISRSRKIIFVVTVELLKDPWCRRFKVHHAMQQVIQQSRDSIILIFLQDIPDYKLNQMLCLRRGMFKSHCILNWPVQNDRISAFYQKFKVALGSSNRVQ from the exons ATGGATTTCCGGGCCTTTGTCTTGTGGTTAGTGGTGACGTTATCATATTTTGATACCACATTCTCTGAAAACCAATGTAAGATAAAGGATCTGGTTGCTGATTGCAGTCACTTGAAGCTCTCTGAGATCCCTCCAGACCTGCCTACCAACATAACAGAACTCAATCTCTCCCACAACCAGCTGAAGCGTTTGCCAAGCTCTACACTATCCAGATACAATCAGCTTCAAACCTTGCATGCTGGATACAATGACATTCCAAAACTCGATGAGGGCCTCTGTAAAGTTCTGCCACTCCTGAATGTGTTAGCACTGGAACACAACCAGTTATCAACGTTGGCAGTATGTTACTTCTCGTACTGCAGACACTTGACCGAATTGTATTTACAGTCCAATAGAATTAAGCAGACCTCAGGGGATGTTTTTGGCAGCCTTCAG GAATTAAAAATCCTGGATTTGTCTCGCAATAAACTGGTCTCTGCCAGTCTGGGAGTCCATCAGCAATTACCGAAGCTGCAAAGACTGGTGTTGTCCGCAAACAAAATTGTGCAGTTGAAATCAAACGATTTTGCCATCCTTAGCAATACCACATTGTACCAGTTGGACCTGTCCTTCAATAAACTAACTCAG TTTGAACATAAATGTTTCCGCACAATTGGAAGTCTACGCAGTCTGGTTTTAGACGATGTTACTCTGCAGCATGGTATCACCAAGCAACTTTGTGAAGAATTGTCAGGAACAGATATTGCCACACTTTCTTTGAGGAATACGTATCTGAAATTAGAGCAGAATACTTTTGCTGGATTAGCAAAAACTAAGTTAATATCTCTTGACCTGTCCAACAATAAGTTAACCACGTTGCCAGGCAACTTGTTTCAATGgttgcctcacttggagaacCTTTCTCTTGAAAACAACAATATCAGACATATTGGCAATGAAACTTTTACTGGATTAGGTAATTTAAAAAGTTTGAACCTTAAGAAAAGCCTCAAAGGACAGGACATCTCAGACAAAGTACAATCCAGTATTGATGACTACTCCTTTCAAGGGTTAGGGAATTTAATCTATCTCAATTTAGAAGATAGTACTATTGTAGGTATAAAGAACCATACTTTCTCTGGCTTAGTAAGTTTGAAATACCTGAGCATGTATAACTGTTTGGTGGATTTTAGGACGATAAATAATAAAACTTTTCTGTCCCTTacaaaatctcccctcattaaCTTAAACCTAACAAAAACAAAGATTTCAAGGCTTCAGGCTGGTGCATTTTCCATCTTCAATAGGTTGAGGAAACTGGACCTAGGCCTCAATTCTATCTCTCAGACCCTTACTGGAGAGGAATTCCAAGGGTTGAATGCAATAGAGGAGATATACCTAtcatttaacttcaaactgactTTAACATCATCGTCCTTTGAGAATGTTCCTTCGATTAAAATCTTAATGCTTAGCAAGTCAAAGATTTCGACACTGAACTTTCAACCTTCACCGTTTCATCTTCTTCAGAATCTCACAGTCCTTGATCTTAGCAACAATAATTTGGCTAATTTACATAAAGATGTTTTCAGTGATCTCCTGCGGCTTCAGGTTTTAAAGTTACAACACAATAACTTGGCACGTCTCTGGAAAAGTATTAATCCCGGTGGTCCAGTTCTTTACCTTTATGGATTGAAGGAGCTTCGGGTACTTGACTTGCAATCAAGTGGTTTAGATGAGATTCCGGAAAAGGCTTTTCAGGGATTATTTAAGCTAGAAACTCTAGATTTAAGTTTGAACAACATAAACTTTCTTCCAGATCATGTACTTGATGACTTAGAATCTCTCAAGTTCCTATATTTGCAGAAAAATCTTATTACCTCTGTTGCAAAAGATGTTTTCAACCAAGTGTTTAGCAACTTAGCAGCTCTCTACATGGGATTTAACCCTTTTGATTGCACTTGTGAAAGTATTTCCTGGTTTGTTACTTGGCTCAAGAAGACCAATAGCAGTATCCCTGGCTTGAAAAATCAATATATTTGCAACACTCCTCTGAGTTACCACAACAGTAGTGTTGCAGCTTTTGACACATCTCTCTGCAAAGATCATGTCCCATTTAAGGGTGCTTTCATAATTAGCAGTAGTgctatatttatatttgtattcacTGTGCTAGTGGTTCATTtccaaggctggaggctggaatttTACTGGAACGTTTCTGTTAATCAGATGTTTGGATTTAAAGAGATAGATCATTTAGAAGCCCAATTTGTGTATGATGCTTACATCATCCATGCCAAAAATGACATTGAGTGGGTCAATGATAACCTGATGCCTTTGGAGAAATGTGAGCAATTTGAATTCCAATTTTGCCTAGAGGAGCGGGACTCTGAAGTTGGAATTTCCGAACTGCAGTCCATTGTGGACAATATAAGCCGAAGCAGGAAAATCATCTTTGTCGTGACTGTGGAGCTTCTAAAggatccatggtgcagaag GTTCAAGGTCCACCATGCAATGCAGCAAGTGATTCAGCAAAGCAGAGATTCCATTATTTTGATCTTTTTGCAAGACATCCCTGATTATAAATTGAACCAGATGCTTTGCCTCCGAAGAGGAATGTTTAAATCACACTGCATTCTTAACTGGCCTGTCCAGAATGACCGAATATCAGCCTTCTACCAGAAGTTTAAGGTTGCACTTGGCTCAAGCAACCGAGTACAGTAA
- the tlr3 gene encoding toll-like receptor 3 isoform X1, giving the protein MVEHQLSCGRFTTLQVKMDFRAFVLWLVVTLSYFDTTFSENQCKIKDLVADCSHLKLSEIPPDLPTNITELNLSHNQLKRLPSSTLSRYNQLQTLHAGYNDIPKLDEGLCKVLPLLNVLALEHNQLSTLAVCYFSYCRHLTELYLQSNRIKQTSGDVFGSLQELKILDLSRNKLVSASLGVHQQLPKLQRLVLSANKIVQLKSNDFAILSNTTLYQLDLSFNKLTQFEHKCFRTIGSLRSLVLDDVTLQHGITKQLCEELSGTDIATLSLRNTYLKLEQNTFAGLAKTKLISLDLSNNKLTTLPGNLFQWLPHLENLSLENNNIRHIGNETFTGLGNLKSLNLKKSLKGQDISDKVQSSIDDYSFQGLGNLIYLNLEDSTIVGIKNHTFSGLVSLKYLSMYNCLVDFRTINNKTFLSLTKSPLINLNLTKTKISRLQAGAFSIFNRLRKLDLGLNSISQTLTGEEFQGLNAIEEIYLSFNFKLTLTSSSFENVPSIKILMLSKSKISTLNFQPSPFHLLQNLTVLDLSNNNLANLHKDVFSDLLRLQVLKLQHNNLARLWKSINPGGPVLYLYGLKELRVLDLQSSGLDEIPEKAFQGLFKLETLDLSLNNINFLPDHVLDDLESLKFLYLQKNLITSVAKDVFNQVFSNLAALYMGFNPFDCTCESISWFVTWLKKTNSSIPGLKNQYICNTPLSYHNSSVAAFDTSLCKDHVPFKGAFIISSSAIFIFVFTVLVVHFQGWRLEFYWNVSVNQMFGFKEIDHLEAQFVYDAYIIHAKNDIEWVNDNLMPLEKCEQFEFQFCLEERDSEVGISELQSIVDNISRSRKIIFVVTVELLKDPWCRRFKVHHAMQQVIQQSRDSIILIFLQDIPDYKLNQMLCLRRGMFKSHCILNWPVQNDRISAFYQKFKVALGSSNRVQ; this is encoded by the exons GTGGAAGATTCACAACCCTGCAGGTGAAAATGGATTTCCGGGCCTTTGTCTTGTGGTTAGTGGTGACGTTATCATATTTTGATACCACATTCTCTGAAAACCAATGTAAGATAAAGGATCTGGTTGCTGATTGCAGTCACTTGAAGCTCTCTGAGATCCCTCCAGACCTGCCTACCAACATAACAGAACTCAATCTCTCCCACAACCAGCTGAAGCGTTTGCCAAGCTCTACACTATCCAGATACAATCAGCTTCAAACCTTGCATGCTGGATACAATGACATTCCAAAACTCGATGAGGGCCTCTGTAAAGTTCTGCCACTCCTGAATGTGTTAGCACTGGAACACAACCAGTTATCAACGTTGGCAGTATGTTACTTCTCGTACTGCAGACACTTGACCGAATTGTATTTACAGTCCAATAGAATTAAGCAGACCTCAGGGGATGTTTTTGGCAGCCTTCAG GAATTAAAAATCCTGGATTTGTCTCGCAATAAACTGGTCTCTGCCAGTCTGGGAGTCCATCAGCAATTACCGAAGCTGCAAAGACTGGTGTTGTCCGCAAACAAAATTGTGCAGTTGAAATCAAACGATTTTGCCATCCTTAGCAATACCACATTGTACCAGTTGGACCTGTCCTTCAATAAACTAACTCAG TTTGAACATAAATGTTTCCGCACAATTGGAAGTCTACGCAGTCTGGTTTTAGACGATGTTACTCTGCAGCATGGTATCACCAAGCAACTTTGTGAAGAATTGTCAGGAACAGATATTGCCACACTTTCTTTGAGGAATACGTATCTGAAATTAGAGCAGAATACTTTTGCTGGATTAGCAAAAACTAAGTTAATATCTCTTGACCTGTCCAACAATAAGTTAACCACGTTGCCAGGCAACTTGTTTCAATGgttgcctcacttggagaacCTTTCTCTTGAAAACAACAATATCAGACATATTGGCAATGAAACTTTTACTGGATTAGGTAATTTAAAAAGTTTGAACCTTAAGAAAAGCCTCAAAGGACAGGACATCTCAGACAAAGTACAATCCAGTATTGATGACTACTCCTTTCAAGGGTTAGGGAATTTAATCTATCTCAATTTAGAAGATAGTACTATTGTAGGTATAAAGAACCATACTTTCTCTGGCTTAGTAAGTTTGAAATACCTGAGCATGTATAACTGTTTGGTGGATTTTAGGACGATAAATAATAAAACTTTTCTGTCCCTTacaaaatctcccctcattaaCTTAAACCTAACAAAAACAAAGATTTCAAGGCTTCAGGCTGGTGCATTTTCCATCTTCAATAGGTTGAGGAAACTGGACCTAGGCCTCAATTCTATCTCTCAGACCCTTACTGGAGAGGAATTCCAAGGGTTGAATGCAATAGAGGAGATATACCTAtcatttaacttcaaactgactTTAACATCATCGTCCTTTGAGAATGTTCCTTCGATTAAAATCTTAATGCTTAGCAAGTCAAAGATTTCGACACTGAACTTTCAACCTTCACCGTTTCATCTTCTTCAGAATCTCACAGTCCTTGATCTTAGCAACAATAATTTGGCTAATTTACATAAAGATGTTTTCAGTGATCTCCTGCGGCTTCAGGTTTTAAAGTTACAACACAATAACTTGGCACGTCTCTGGAAAAGTATTAATCCCGGTGGTCCAGTTCTTTACCTTTATGGATTGAAGGAGCTTCGGGTACTTGACTTGCAATCAAGTGGTTTAGATGAGATTCCGGAAAAGGCTTTTCAGGGATTATTTAAGCTAGAAACTCTAGATTTAAGTTTGAACAACATAAACTTTCTTCCAGATCATGTACTTGATGACTTAGAATCTCTCAAGTTCCTATATTTGCAGAAAAATCTTATTACCTCTGTTGCAAAAGATGTTTTCAACCAAGTGTTTAGCAACTTAGCAGCTCTCTACATGGGATTTAACCCTTTTGATTGCACTTGTGAAAGTATTTCCTGGTTTGTTACTTGGCTCAAGAAGACCAATAGCAGTATCCCTGGCTTGAAAAATCAATATATTTGCAACACTCCTCTGAGTTACCACAACAGTAGTGTTGCAGCTTTTGACACATCTCTCTGCAAAGATCATGTCCCATTTAAGGGTGCTTTCATAATTAGCAGTAGTgctatatttatatttgtattcacTGTGCTAGTGGTTCATTtccaaggctggaggctggaatttTACTGGAACGTTTCTGTTAATCAGATGTTTGGATTTAAAGAGATAGATCATTTAGAAGCCCAATTTGTGTATGATGCTTACATCATCCATGCCAAAAATGACATTGAGTGGGTCAATGATAACCTGATGCCTTTGGAGAAATGTGAGCAATTTGAATTCCAATTTTGCCTAGAGGAGCGGGACTCTGAAGTTGGAATTTCCGAACTGCAGTCCATTGTGGACAATATAAGCCGAAGCAGGAAAATCATCTTTGTCGTGACTGTGGAGCTTCTAAAggatccatggtgcagaag GTTCAAGGTCCACCATGCAATGCAGCAAGTGATTCAGCAAAGCAGAGATTCCATTATTTTGATCTTTTTGCAAGACATCCCTGATTATAAATTGAACCAGATGCTTTGCCTCCGAAGAGGAATGTTTAAATCACACTGCATTCTTAACTGGCCTGTCCAGAATGACCGAATATCAGCCTTCTACCAGAAGTTTAAGGTTGCACTTGGCTCAAGCAACCGAGTACAGTAA